A single region of the Saprospiraceae bacterium genome encodes:
- a CDS encoding sodium:alanine symporter family protein: MNIIAFQQFIDPILQPILIVMLLGTGLFLTFRLGFIQFRRLGHGIRVTMGYYDDPNDPGDVSHFQALTTALSATVGIGNIAGVAIAIHFGGPGAIFWMWVTALLGMATKYTEVTLAQQYREVATGDNLKAGTISGGPMYYIEKGLGKKWKPMAAFVAFGIMLTAFLSGNAIQANSIADLLNSEFELPLWLSGAFTATFVGLVILGGIQRIGRVTSIIAPFMALLYVVGGIVVLMVYADMVWPAFCSIFVEAFNPTAGIAGTGVGIFIQTMLWGVRRGLFSNEAGQGSAPIAHSAAKTNDPASEGVVALLEPFIDTIIICTITALVILSAGVWKETTPTTLRLNSGDVSYLDTTADHYLSIIPTEGQVISIQNGKPQKSDHSPIQFAWHEVPVSDFFIDEKRQSPFSGKLYPDRQLAIAQDGSSYETLYGLAMENAAPLTQLAYSKALGKSGSMLVLICVFLFGISTSISWSYYGDRCANYLFGAKAILPYKAVYIIMHFVGAVTSLNTIWGLGDTVLAFITIPNVLALLLLSGVAKRLTDEYFEKIK, translated from the coding sequence ATGAATATCATCGCTTTTCAACAATTCATCGACCCTATTTTGCAGCCGATTCTAATCGTTATGCTATTGGGAACGGGGCTTTTCCTTACTTTCCGATTGGGGTTTATTCAATTTCGCCGACTGGGCCATGGCATCAGAGTGACCATGGGATATTATGATGATCCAAATGACCCGGGAGATGTGTCTCATTTTCAAGCTTTGACTACCGCTTTGTCTGCTACGGTAGGAATTGGAAACATCGCAGGTGTGGCTATTGCCATCCACTTTGGTGGACCTGGTGCAATCTTTTGGATGTGGGTCACAGCCTTGCTAGGAATGGCGACTAAATACACAGAAGTCACCCTGGCACAACAATACAGGGAAGTCGCTACGGGAGACAACCTTAAAGCGGGGACCATTTCAGGTGGACCTATGTACTACATTGAAAAAGGCTTAGGGAAAAAATGGAAACCCATGGCCGCTTTTGTCGCGTTTGGCATCATGCTAACGGCTTTCTTGTCAGGTAATGCTATTCAAGCGAATTCTATCGCAGATCTCTTAAATAGTGAATTTGAATTGCCGCTTTGGCTAAGTGGTGCCTTTACCGCCACCTTTGTTGGTTTGGTGATTCTTGGAGGGATCCAACGAATTGGACGGGTGACCAGCATCATTGCCCCCTTTATGGCCTTATTGTATGTGGTAGGGGGCATAGTCGTTTTGATGGTATACGCAGACATGGTCTGGCCAGCCTTCTGCTCTATTTTTGTCGAAGCTTTTAATCCAACAGCTGGAATAGCAGGAACTGGCGTCGGTATTTTTATCCAGACGATGCTATGGGGCGTACGAAGGGGACTATTTTCCAATGAGGCCGGACAAGGTTCAGCACCCATCGCACATTCAGCAGCAAAGACCAATGATCCGGCTTCAGAAGGTGTGGTGGCACTCTTGGAACCTTTTATTGATACCATCATCATTTGTACCATTACCGCATTAGTCATTTTAAGTGCTGGGGTCTGGAAGGAAACTACCCCAACCACTTTGAGGCTGAATAGTGGAGATGTATCCTACCTTGATACAACAGCTGACCACTATCTTTCCATCATCCCAACGGAAGGGCAGGTCATTTCTATTCAGAATGGGAAACCCCAAAAGTCAGACCACTCCCCTATTCAGTTTGCCTGGCACGAAGTCCCCGTCTCTGATTTTTTCATCGATGAAAAACGTCAATCTCCCTTTTCGGGGAAATTATATCCCGATCGACAGCTTGCCATCGCCCAAGATGGATCCTCCTATGAAACACTCTATGGATTGGCCATGGAAAATGCAGCCCCTCTTACGCAATTGGCCTATTCCAAGGCATTAGGTAAATCAGGCAGTATGCTTGTGCTTATTTGCGTTTTCCTTTTTGGTATTTCTACATCTATTTCCTGGAGTTATTATGGAGATCGATGTGCCAATTACCTTTTTGGTGCAAAAGCTATTCTACCTTATAAAGCAGTATATATCATCATGCATTTTGTGGGAGCGGTAACTTCCTTAAATACCATTTGGGGTTTGGGTGATACCGTGTTAGCCTTCATCACAATTCCTAATGTACTGGCTTTATTATTGCTTTCAGGTGTAGCCAAAAGATTAACGGATGAGTATTTTGAGAAGATAAAGTAG